The sequence CAAAACTCGTCCACTACCTTGTCTGACTCTAACTATATCTTCTTCGTCCTCAACCAATGCAGAACATATcgaaacccaaaataaaaaacagacgTGGCCGATTAAACCTCGAAACCAGTTATGAACGTGACGACTGATTAAACGAAACTAACCTAAATAGATGCAACACAACATGcaagacaaaaattaaattcactaatctAGTAGAGAGCTTCGATTACGACAGTAGAGAATTTCGATAATGATAGTAGATGGATGATGGTTTTGCAGAGCGAGATTGAACGACACTTGCACGAGAATTTTGAGCATGGGACGATCGTTGAGTTTGAGTATGCGAGTATCGTATAGACTAGAGAGACATTTTTGTAATCTCATATCTTGATGACGTAAGTAGAGGGTCAACTGAcagttctttaaaaaaaaggagtCGTTTGACCTTATGGACCAAAATATTATTAGCTCATTGGCCCAAATTTCCCCACCATTAACACATCGAGCACCCCGACTTTGCCAAAATGCAGATCTCACCAACAGCATTCCATTCTTTATCAAATTTACGAACCAACGTCAACCTATTTTAGTCATTAGAATTTAAAACACCATCAAAGTTGAAATCCTCGCTTCACATTTCACTTCTTTATATTATTGAGAAAagtaaaactatttcaaaagaagaaaagcagTGGATTACTTGTCAGAAATGTGGGCTGCTTCATCCCCATTTTGAAGTGAAGGAAAACGACTGTCACAAATCCACTCTGTTTCTATTTATAAAACTAAAGCCCGAGCTTCCAGATTCTCTGTTGACTTCCAAAATTACCACTCACGAGAAAGTAATCAATCAAAATCATCCCTTCTATGTCAATTGTTAAGCTTTGAATGAATCAAGTTCTTCGCCAGTCCACTCATTCAATAAACTCAAACCCCAACACAGCGAAAAGGATCCTATCCACAGAACTTTGAAGACAAAAGTGTGGGTCTATTAGAGCCAGAAAGACGAGTCAGGGTCCACTTGAATGATAATGAGAGAACGTGGGTGGCGTTCTTAGCCGCTCGAGGTTCTTTTCATGTTGGGTAATTTGCACCATCATAAGTCCCCACCGGCTTCAAGATTAAACAAAACcccaaagaaaaaagaaacaataaatTATTGGGTTTTCTTTCTGAGTTTTTTTGGTCGTCTTTGTGGaggtttttatttctttggtGACATTCTTTCTCCCTGTTGTTGTACTGTACTCGATGAACAGTTAACTTCATTGAAGATGAACATTAATCCAAACATCCCATGGCCTTTTATGTCAAAGGGTAGGGCCGTTTCTTCTATTTAGACTACCCATTTCTTCGTTGGCTCTGTAATTTTGTTAAAGTTGAAGCTTTATTGCGTGGACGAACAGGCGCCGTTGCTTCTTCAACCTTGGTCCTCGCTGACCCCTTTCTGCAATTTCCTCCCTCTGTTTTAGGTCGGTGACAGTCTGAGCTCATGGTTTTTGGAGTGTTTCAGACACTTTCTTTTATCTCTGTTTTCTGATTTTTCCCTTCCCGGTTttctttcttgatttttaaGTTTTCGTGATTTCTCATAGTGTCCGGATTGACTGATACCATTTATCAGCCCCTTTTCAGTTGTATTCTTTTTGGGTTTAAAGGGATTCCGTTTTGGATAATAAATTGATGGGTTTCTTCTTTGTTGTTCTTTTGCTGTAacgcatttttttaaaaaaaatttaaacccaGTAGATCAAGAATGTCGTTTTCATGTTTATCCAAATTCCTCATCGAAATCTTGAAAGTTTCAAGGTCACAAGTTTAATCAGCAGAAAATCTCGGGGTGTACTTTTTGATTCAGTTGTCGACTCTTATTCTATCTTTCCGCTACTATGGTTGAGTCTTCTAAAAGATAAGGTATGTGCAGAATCTGAAAGATATTCTCGCCCtctttttctccattttccGGCATTCTCTCCACAATCCCAGCACTGGGTGTTCGTAAAAATTTTGATTCTGAAGATTGAGCTGAAGAATTGTTCGTCTTGCATTTTGCCCGCCAGTGGGTTAGTTTAAGCTTGCGGTGTGGTGAAGTGTGATTATATTCGTGGTGCGACTGTCAGTGATTCGTACACAGATTAATGAGCTTCGGCGCGTGAACCTGATGAATTTTGCGGCAATTCTTGTGACGCGCTCTATTTCATTTCCTTATTTACTCTAATGGGTTGCGTTTATTCGAGGGTTTGTATTGGTGAGGCTACAACTCCAAGATCTTCGAGAATTGCCGAAACCCATAATGCCAAAACCGCCACTGAAATCGATACAATCTCTTCTTCGTCTTCTGATAGCCGAGAAGGCGAAACCGGTGACCAACTAAATCGATTGAATTCAAACAACAGAGATTCAGACGTTGGAATCACGAGACTCTCGAGAGTTTCGTCTCAGTTCTTGCCCGCCGAGGGGTCTCGAACCGTCAAAGTTCCTTCTGGAAACTTCGAATTGCGATATTCGTTTCTTTCTCAAAGAGGGTATTATCCCGATGCCCTTGATAAGGCGAATCAAGACAGTTTTTGCATCCACACCCCATTTGGAAACAACCCAGATGACCATTTCTTTGGGGTTTTCGATGGGCATGGAGAATTCGGAGCACAGTGCTCGCAGTTTGTTAAACGGAAGCTATGTGAAAATTTGCTTAGGAATAGTAGGTTTCACAGTGATGCAGTTGAGGCTTGTCATGCGGCCTATTTATCAACTAATTCTCAGTTACACGCAGATATCTTGGATGATAGCATGAGTGGTACTACTGCCATTACTGTTTTAGTTAGAGGTAGGACTATATATGTTGCCAATTCGGGTGATTCGAGAGCGGTTATAGCAGAGCGGAGAGGGAAGGAAGTTGTGGCTGTTGACCTCTCGATCGACCAAACTCCATTTCGAACTGATGAACTCGAACGTGTTAAGCTTTGTGGTGCCAGAGTTCTTACACTCGATCAGATTGAGGGGCTGAAGAACCCTGATGTTCAGTGCTGGGGTACTGAAGAAGGAGATGATGGTGATCCTCCTAGGCTTTGGGTGCCTAATGGGATGTACCCTGGCACTGCTTTCACAAGAAGTATTGGCGACTCAATTGCTGAGACTATTGGAGTTGTTGCTACACCTGAAATTGTTGTTCTGGAGCTGACACCAGATCATCCTTTCTTTGTTGTTGCTAGTGATGGGGTAttcgagtttctttcaagccAAACCGTGGTCGACATGGTAATGTACTCTATGATATGTTTGATGTACTTCATATCGTGTTTGTTTTTTGTCCAAAGCAAGTGATATTGGTGGCTATTCCGTGATTGATTATTGTTTAAAGAACTAGTGAATGATAAAGCTTACTTGTACATAATGTGGAatttctttcatgtttctccATCTGCTTCCCCCTAATGCTCCGCTATTTTCTGTCAATCTTCCAGGTTTCTAAATATAAAGATCCCCGTGATGCTTGTGCTGCAATTGTGGCCGAGTCTTACAGACTTTGGCTTCAATTTGAGACTCGAACAGATGATATTACTATTCTCGTGGTGCATATTAATGGGCTAACCAGTGTACAAGGACTTTCCTtatctttttttcatttggGTTGAAGTTTTAGAAAGTCATTAGTTACTATAGTTTCTTACATTTAGTTCAACagatatttgttttatttggttAGACGGTTACTAGTGAATCCACAAGATCCGTTGGAGGTGGTTTTGTTCCATCTGCTATTCCTCAAGTTGTGGAGGTGACAGGATCAGAGTCTCCCTCTACATTTGGCTGGAATAGAAACAACCGTGCAAGGCAAGATTTGTCAAGGGCACGTATCCGTGCTATCGAAAGTTCCCTAGAGAATGGGCAAGTCTGGGTGCCTCCATCTCCAGCTCACAGGAAGTCATGGGAAGAAGAAGTAAGCTCATGTCTTGCTTCTAATATATCttgattttcaaagaaaatcaGTACAATTTTGTTGATTATCATTTACTTATTTACCCTGAATGAACCTTTGAGGTACTGAGTTTTTGGCTTCCTACTCCTACTCCACAGGCACATATTGAACAAGCATTGCACGACCATTTCCTCTTCAGAAAGCTAACCGATTCTCAGTGCCAAGTTTTATTAGATTGCATGCAGAGAGTTGAGGTCATACCAGGGCAAATTGTAGTCGAACAAgtagttttctttctttatctctttttttcttcccttgTCATGAAAGCCAACTGCCACCCTGAAATCAACTAAATGCATGCAAACGAGAATTTAAGGGCAGCTATTTTTATAGAATGGATTTTACATGTAAGAATGAAGATGCCAATTATTTGTTATATGTGCGGCCTCTGTTGGTTTGTAGGGCGGGGAAGGTGACTGTT comes from Benincasa hispida cultivar B227 chromosome 2, ASM972705v1, whole genome shotgun sequence and encodes:
- the LOC120070921 gene encoding protein phosphatase 2C and cyclic nucleotide-binding/kinase domain-containing protein isoform X3, which encodes MGCVYSRVCIGEATTPRSSRIAETHNAKTATEIDTISSSSSDSREGETGDQLNRLNSNNRDSDVGITRLSRVSSQFLPAEGSRTVKVPSGNFELRYSFLSQRGYYPDALDKANQDSFCIHTPFGNNPDDHFFGVFDGHGEFGAQCSQFVKRKLCENLLRNSRFHSDAVEACHAAYLSTNSQLHADILDDSMSGTTAITVLVRGRTIYVANSGDSRAVIAERRGKEVVAVDLSIDQTPFRTDELERVKLCGARVLTLDQIEGLKNPDVQCWGTEEGDDGDPPRLWVPNGMYPGTAFTRSIGDSIAETIGVVATPEIVVLELTPDHPFFVVASDGVFEFLSSQTVVDMVSKYKDPRDACAAIVAESYRLWLQFETRTDDITILVVHINGLTSTVTSESTRSVGGGFVPSAIPQVVEVTGSESPSTFGWNRNNRARQDLSRARIRAIESSLENGQVWVPPSPAHRKSWEEEAHIEQALHDHFLFRKLTDSQCQVLLDCMQRVEVIPGQIVVEQGGEGDCFYVVGSGEFEVLATQEESHGEVPRILQHYTAEKLSSFGELALMYNKPLQASVRAVTSGTLWALKREDFRGILISEFSNLSSLKLLRSVDLLSKLTILQLSQIADRLSEVHFSDGELIVDGTEGLHALHIIQKGQVRITFDAELMSSSNVYSFNYPSQKEDDAAQSGNEISTIRKEGSYFGEWALLGEHIGFLRAVAVGDVVCGILTKEKFESVVGPLPNLSQDDQKDTLFDFM